ATGATTTAGGCGTTTCATTACAAGGCAAGTTTGACAACAAAGGAAATTATGGTTACGACTTGATGGTTGGTAATGGTAATGGTGACAAACCTGAAACAAATAATTATAAAGAGTTTTATGGTGATGTGTGGGCAAAATTTATAGATCAAAAATTATTGATTGATTTATACAGCGATTATCAAAAACTTAATTGGACTCCAACCTGGCACCATGCAAGCAATATGATTAAATTGTTTGTTGGATATACCGAGAAAAACTATGCTGTAGGTGTTGAAGGATTTGTCAATCGGGGATTAAAAGATGTTGCAGGTCTTAATGGCGCAAATAGCGATACTTTAGATGCACATGCTACTGGTCTCTCTATGTTTGCTCACGCCAATTTGGTGAAAAATAAGTTAGCTGTTTTTGGTAGAATGGATTTATTTAATCCTGATACTAAATATGATAATCAAAGCTATACCACTTACAAAGGCTTTTCTTCACATTACGATCCAAATACAAAAGAACAATTTATTACAGCAGGATTAGATTTTACGCCGGTAAAGAATGTGCACCTGATGCCAAATATTTGGTATAATGCTTACAGAAACCAACAGGCAAATATTACCGGAACTACAAAAAAAGATTATGACTTGGTTTATAGAATGACTTTTTATTATGTTTTTGGGAAATAGAAAAATTTAAACAATAAGTATAAGACCACAATTTCTAAAATAATTAAAACAAAAAAATGAAACAAAATATCTTCAAATTGGGAACGTTAGCGGCAGGAATTCTTGCTCTAACATTTTCTTTAACTGCTTGTAATAGCGGTAACAACAGTTCTGCCGGTAACAAAATGATTATTGGCGCTGGTAGCTCATTCGACAATCCCTTGTTCTCTAAAATGTTTGCTTCTTATAATGATTCTACTAAGATTCAGGTGAATTACCAATCAGTAGGTTCAGGAGCAGGTATTTCTCAGTTGACGCACAAAACAGTTGATTTTGGTGCATCTGACGCACCAATGAATGCTTCACAAATGAAAGATGCTCCAGGCGATGTATTGCATATTCCTATTACTGCGGGTGCTGTCGTTATTAGCTACAATTTGCCATCTGTGAAAGATACTTTGAAATTTACTCCTGATGTTTTGGCTAATATTTATTTAGGGAAAATTACAAAATGGAACGACCCACAAATAGCTGCTGTAAATCCAGGTGTAAATTTGCCTGCGACTGCAATCGTAGTAGCACACCGTTCTGATGGAAGTGGTACTTCAGCAATCTTCACCTCATATCTTTCTAAAGTAAACACAGAATGGAGTACAAAAGTAGGAAGCGGTACTTCAGTTAACTGGCCTGTAGGCTTGGGTGGAAAAGGTAATGAAGGTGTTTCAGGATTAATTAAACAAACACCGGGTGGTATTGGTTATATCGAGTTAGCTTATGCTATCCAAAATCAAATGCCTTATGTAGTCATGCAAAACAAAGCGGGTAACTTTATCGTACCTTCTATTGCCAGCGTTACTGCCGCAGCAAATATTACTATTCCTGCGGACGGAAAAGTATTATTGACCAATACAGAAGCGGTTGATGGTTATCCTATCTCTGGTTTCTCTTGGGTGTTGTTGTATAAAGAACAAGGTTATGACAATCGCACAGAAGCTCAAGCTGAACAATTAGTGAAATTAGTTGATTGGATGATACACGGTGGACAACAATATAGCAGCGCTTTGGATTATGCACCATTATCTTCAGCTGCTGTAAATACCGGTGAAGTGCTTTTAAAATCCGCGACTTATAAAGGTCAACCCATTTTAAAATAAAAACATTCGTACTTTTGAATCTATGAGGTGTTGAAAAAATGCCTCATAGATTTTGTATAAAACACCATTATGGATTCCGTAATTAACGATTCTACCAACACTCATACAATAACAGAAAAAAGTTCAGTATTTTCTTCAGGAGTTTTGTCTAAACGAAAGGCTAAGCAAGCAAAGCGCATGTACCGCCATATTAGAGGGGAAAAGATTTTTAAGCGCGCTTTAACCCTTACCGGTATCATAATAATTACATTGGTTTTTGGCATTTTGCTTACACTTTTTTTGCAGTCTCTTCCGTCTATAAAAGCCTTAGGATTGAGGTTTTTTTGGACAAAGACTTGGAATCCTGTCCAAAATGTCTTTGGGGCATTGCCCTTTTTAATAGGAACATTGATTACTTCATTTTTAGCATTAATCATCTCAGTCCCATTCTCAATCGCAATTGCCATTTTTTTGGGAGAATATTTCCCCAAGGGAGGGTTTTCTAATTTTATTAAAAATACTATCGACCTCATTGCCGCTGTACCCTCTGTGATATTTGGCTTTTGGGGATTTTTTGTTTTAGTGCCTATGATTCGGTTGTTAGAAACAAAAATCGGTGTAATGCCCAATGGAGTAGGACTTTTCGCTGCTTCATTGGTCCTGGCAATAATGATTATCCCGTATGCTGCGTCTATCGGTACGACTATGATTAAGATGGTTCCTTCTTCTTTGAAAGAAGGTGCCTATGCTTTAGGAGCCACTAGATGGGAGGTTTTACGAAATGTGATTTTACCTTATTCTAAATCTGGATTGTTTGCAGGAATTTTATTATCCCTCGGACGGGCTATTGGTGAAACAATGGCTGTAACAATGGTGATAGGCAATGCCAATTTTTTACCCAAAAGCCTTTTCGCCCCGGGCAATACTATGGCCAGCGTAATTGCCAACGAATTTACAGAAGCAGATCATCCCGTATATTTATCTGCATTGATAGAAATGGGATTATTCTTGTTTTTGGTAACTTTTGTTATCAATTTTATTGGGAAAAAAGTAATAAAAAGAGCCACTAAAAATAGTTAATGGAAATGAACACAAAACTGAAATACCGCATTGCGAAAAATAGGGGTATGCGTTGGTTTACTATATTGCTTGCTTTTGCTTGTGTTTTGCCTTTGGCTTTAATTTTAATTTATATCATTAAATCAGGCATAAGCGCTATCAATTGGAACTTCATTGTAAACATACCCAAACCGGTCGGTGAAACCGGTGGGGGCATCGCAAATGCGCTTATTGGAAC
The Arachidicoccus soli DNA segment above includes these coding regions:
- the pstS gene encoding phosphate ABC transporter substrate-binding protein PstS encodes the protein MKQNIFKLGTLAAGILALTFSLTACNSGNNSSAGNKMIIGAGSSFDNPLFSKMFASYNDSTKIQVNYQSVGSGAGISQLTHKTVDFGASDAPMNASQMKDAPGDVLHIPITAGAVVISYNLPSVKDTLKFTPDVLANIYLGKITKWNDPQIAAVNPGVNLPATAIVVAHRSDGSGTSAIFTSYLSKVNTEWSTKVGSGTSVNWPVGLGGKGNEGVSGLIKQTPGGIGYIELAYAIQNQMPYVVMQNKAGNFIVPSIASVTAAANITIPADGKVLLTNTEAVDGYPISGFSWVLLYKEQGYDNRTEAQAEQLVKLVDWMIHGGQQYSSALDYAPLSSAAVNTGEVLLKSATYKGQPILK
- the pstC gene encoding phosphate ABC transporter permease subunit PstC; the encoded protein is MDSVINDSTNTHTITEKSSVFSSGVLSKRKAKQAKRMYRHIRGEKIFKRALTLTGIIIITLVFGILLTLFLQSLPSIKALGLRFFWTKTWNPVQNVFGALPFLIGTLITSFLALIISVPFSIAIAIFLGEYFPKGGFSNFIKNTIDLIAAVPSVIFGFWGFFVLVPMIRLLETKIGVMPNGVGLFAASLVLAIMIIPYAASIGTTMIKMVPSSLKEGAYALGATRWEVLRNVILPYSKSGLFAGILLSLGRAIGETMAVTMVIGNANFLPKSLFAPGNTMASVIANEFTEADHPVYLSALIEMGLFLFLVTFVINFIGKKVIKRATKNS